Proteins from one Podospora pseudocomata strain CBS 415.72m chromosome 4, whole genome shotgun sequence genomic window:
- a CDS encoding hypothetical protein (CAZy:PL3; COG:G; EggNog:ENOG503NY7H), whose amino-acid sequence MFSNAGQIALTLLAAAPTAFACLGYTGGLPKATGNVALTAPIYVKAGQVYDGGWRKFDRNPSSCNGQSEGGEKDTAFVVERGGTLRNVIIGKTVGEGVYCKGGGCNLEFIWFEDVCEDAISIKDDRPGDVTNIIGGGAYHASDKVIQHNGCGRVNIINFYAENYGKVYRSCGTCQKCAREVYVEGVTARKGGEVVGITKANGDKATLVNVCTDAKTPCQNYSGPGAKDGAC is encoded by the exons ATGTTCTCCAACGCCGGACAGATCGCTCTCACCCTTCTCGCCGCTGCCCCTACGGCATTCGCCTGCTTGGGCTACACCGGCGGCCTTCCCAAGGCCACTGGGAACGTGGCTCTGACTGCGCCCATCTACGTCAAGGCTGGTCAGGTCTACGACGGTGGCTGGCGCAAGTTTGACAGAAACCCCAGCAGCTGCAATGGCCAAAgtgaaggtggtgagaaggACACCGCTTTCGTTGTTGAGCGTGGTGGTACTCTCCGCAACGTCATCATCGGTAAGACCGTCGGTGAGGGTGTCTACTGCAAGGGTGGCGGCTGTAACCTCGAGTTCATCTGGTTCGAGGACGTCTGCGAGGATGCCATCTCCATC AAGGACGACCGTCCGGGAGATGTCACCAACAttattggtggtggtgcctaCCACGCCTCTGACAAGGTGATCCAGCACAACGGCTGCGGCCGTGTCAAT ATCATCAACTTCTATGCCGAGAACTACGGCAAGGTCTATCGCTCGTGCGGAACA TGCCAGAAGTGCGCCCGCGAAGTCTACGTCGAGGGTGTCACCGCCCGCAagggtggcgaggttgtcggcatcaccaaggccaacGGTGACAAGGCCACCTTGGTGAATGTCTGCACTGATGCCAAGACCCCGTGCCAGAACTACAGTGGTCCTGGTGCCAAGGACGGCGCTTGCTAG